From the genome of Deinococcus aerolatus, one region includes:
- a CDS encoding molybdopterin molybdotransferase MoeA, with protein MSQPTFPMHVSVTEAREMLAALLPALDTETVPVSQALGRTLAAPLAARVSHPSATESALDGIAAREADTLTAGKESPVRLRLVGESRAGVPFEGTVGAGQCVRIYTGAPLPTGVDAICPVEELQDDGPEHVLLRRPAFPSDVRHEGGDFRAGETVMAAGLWLSAPRVALAAALGHAHVPVRRRLRVALLSTGDEVIEPGQALKPGQVYDSNRVGLSAMLQESGCEVIELGHAPDSPEALQAAIGQAGGADVLLTSGGVSMGRYDFMRDLLIERGRVAFWKVRMRPGGPAILGGWNGLPVFGLPGNPVSSLVVFHVIVRPALTGQPVQSLKLRTATPFRGLADKTAFWRGVIKGGEVHDYGQQGSGILRSLSDADALVIVPEGGPVAAGETVDVVLL; from the coding sequence ATGTCCCAACCCACCTTTCCCATGCACGTCAGCGTGACCGAGGCCCGCGAGATGCTGGCCGCGCTGCTGCCCGCGCTGGACACCGAGACTGTTCCCGTCAGTCAGGCCCTGGGCCGCACGCTGGCCGCGCCTCTGGCAGCCAGGGTCAGCCATCCCAGCGCCACCGAGAGCGCCCTGGACGGCATCGCTGCGCGTGAGGCCGACACGCTGACCGCCGGCAAGGAAAGCCCGGTGCGGCTGAGGCTCGTCGGCGAGAGCCGCGCCGGGGTGCCGTTTGAAGGAACGGTGGGCGCGGGCCAGTGCGTGCGGATCTACACCGGGGCGCCGCTGCCCACAGGCGTGGACGCCATCTGCCCCGTCGAGGAATTGCAGGACGACGGTCCCGAGCACGTCCTGCTGCGGCGGCCTGCCTTTCCCAGCGACGTGCGTCACGAGGGCGGCGACTTCCGCGCGGGCGAGACGGTGATGGCGGCGGGCCTATGGCTGAGCGCTCCACGGGTAGCCCTGGCCGCCGCGCTGGGGCATGCCCACGTTCCGGTGCGCCGCAGACTGCGGGTGGCGCTGCTGTCCACCGGCGACGAGGTGATTGAGCCGGGGCAGGCCCTGAAGCCGGGGCAGGTCTACGACAGCAACCGCGTGGGACTTTCGGCCATGCTGCAAGAAAGCGGCTGCGAGGTCATCGAACTGGGCCACGCCCCGGACAGCCCCGAAGCCCTGCAGGCGGCCATCGGCCAGGCGGGCGGCGCGGACGTGCTGCTCACCAGCGGCGGCGTCAGCATGGGCCGATACGACTTCATGCGGGACCTGCTGATCGAGCGCGGCCGGGTGGCCTTCTGGAAGGTGCGGATGCGCCCCGGCGGCCCGGCCATTCTGGGCGGCTGGAACGGGCTGCCGGTGTTTGGCCTGCCGGGCAATCCGGTCAGCAGTCTGGTGGTGTTCCACGTGATCGTGCGCCCCGCCCTGACCGGACAGCCGGTGCAGAGTCTGAAGCTACGGACCGCCACGCCCTTCCGGGGCCTTGCGGACAAGACCGCCTTCTGGCGCGGCGTGATCAAAGGCGGCGAGGTCCACGACTACGGCCAGCAGGGCAGCGGCATCCTGCGCTCGCTGAGCGACGCGGACGCCCTGGTGATCGTTCCGGAGGGGGGGCCGGTAGCGGCCGGGGAGACGGTGGACGTGGTGCTGCTTTAG